The DNA segment GGAATGTGCTGCGGACGCAGCACCCATCAGTTGGAAAGGTGCGATTTTGGCGATAAAAAATCCGCTGATGTCAGAAGAGCATCGGAGCGGAGCAATTCGTCAAATGTGTGATGTTGAGCAAACATCGATGCTGTCGGTCAACAGCCTGAGGATTCTACCACCGCTGCTCGTTCGTGTCAAATGAGCCGATGTGGGCGATTCGATTCAGGTTGGTGTGTCGTGACTGGCGAAACCCGTCATGCGTTGACAGCTCGGGGATTCTACCGCAGATTGTATCCCTTGTCAAATCACCCGAACCCGCTCCATCCAGAGCGAGGAACGAAACCGCGAAGGACGCGAAGGCCACGAAGATAGGTTGTTTCGCCACGAATTACACGAATTGCACTAATTCTTCTGCTGTGCCACAACGCTGATTCGTGCCCCCTGGCCGCTGACCCCTGAATCCTTGCCCTCCTCTTTCTGCCTTTATAATTGAATTGATGACATAGCTTGATCGAGAGATTGGGAGTACCTCAAATGTACCCAACCTATATGCAGGAATTAGCCAGTTTTATGGTCGAAGCAAACGTAGTCGAGACGGTTGCCGGGGTTGATGAGGTAGTCATAGCTGAACTTGAGCAAGCTCGTGGATATCGTTTGCCAGCCTGTTATCGTGCCTTTTTACAAACCTTTGGCAACACCAACACCCACCGTTGGTTTGATGGTGATTATGCCGCTATCGATCGGCTTGATGAGGCACACAGAACAGCCAGATATATGCAAGAAGATGGACTAATGCCTTGGTTAGCTGACCCATTGATTATCCCATTCACTCAACATCAAGGGTATGTTATCTATTATCTTCGGCGCGATCAAGGTGACGATCCTGTGGTTTTTTGTGCCAGCCTTGGCGACGAGCCTGCCCCAACCGAACCCAGTCAGCTTGCCCCAACATTCTCGATCTGGCTACGTGATAGTGCCTTTGATGCAATCGAATGTAGATTTTGGACTGAAGAATACCTGACGTATATTCGAAAACCTAATACGAATCTTGAGGAACGCAGTAGCCTTGTAGTTCAGCATATGCAGGAATATAGGCAGCTTTATGAGCATTTTAGTGCTCAACGCTATCAAACAGACATCCAAAAGCAATACTTAACAGGCCCTTGGGATTTTCTAAGCGCTTGGGTTAGTACATTTCGCCAAACCGATCTTTATCAACAGATGCAGCAATTACAACTTCCCCTACCTTTTCGTTGGGCGCAGTTTGAAGGGGAGCAATGATCAATGAAGCAGCGATTGAACAAAACG comes from the Chloroflexota bacterium genome and includes:
- a CDS encoding SMI1/KNR4 family protein, which produces MYPTYMQELASFMVEANVVETVAGVDEVVIAELEQARGYRLPACYRAFLQTFGNTNTHRWFDGDYAAIDRLDEAHRTARYMQEDGLMPWLADPLIIPFTQHQGYVIYYLRRDQGDDPVVFCASLGDEPAPTEPSQLAPTFSIWLRDSAFDAIECRFWTEEYLTYIRKPNTNLEERSSLVVQHMQEYRQLYEHFSAQRYQTDIQKQYLTGPWDFLSAWVSTFRQTDLYQQMQQLQLPLPFRWAQFEGEQ